Proteins co-encoded in one Arachis hypogaea cultivar Tifrunner chromosome 11, arahy.Tifrunner.gnm2.J5K5, whole genome shotgun sequence genomic window:
- the LOC112720185 gene encoding probable serine/threonine-protein kinase WNK11, producing the protein MLHRLHSEIMLLKGFSNDHIISLFASWKDDVSNTLNFITEVCSSGSMREYRKRHKNVSMKAVKKWSKQILEGLNYLHTHDPCIIHRDLNCSNVFVNGNTGQVKIGDLGLAAVVGRSHSAHSVLGTPEFMAPELYSEKYTEKVDIYSFGMCVLEMVTREIPYSECESVVKIYKKVTSGVRPQSLNKINNSELKSFIHKCIAHPPSARPSAAQLLRDPFFHDLHES; encoded by the coding sequence ATGCTTCATAGGCTTCACTCCGAAATCATGTTGCTAAAAGGCTTCTCCAACGACCACATCATTTCGCTATTCGCATCCTGGAAGGATGACGTCAGCAACACTTTGAATTTCATCACGGAAGTGTGCAGCAGCGGCAGTATGAGGGAGTACAGGAAGAGGCACAAGAATGTCTCCATGAAGGCCGTCAAGAAATGGTCAAAGCAGATTCTAGAAGGTTTGAATTATTTGCACACACACGATCCCTGCATCATCCACAGAGACCTCAACTGCAGTAATGTGTTTGTCAATGGAAACACCGGCCAGGTTAAGATCGGTGACTTGGGCTTGGCGGCGGTTGTGGGGAGGAGCCACTCGGCACATTCGGTTCTGGGGACGCCGGAGTTCATGGCGCCGGAGTTGTACTCGGAGAAGTACACGGAGAAGGTGGACATATACTCGTTTGGGATGTGTGTGTTGGAGATGGTGACGAGAGAGATACCGTACAGCGAGTGTGAGAGTGTTGTGAAGATATACAAGAAGGTGACGTCAGGCGTGAGGCCGCAGTCGCTGAATAAGATTAATAATTCCGAGCTGAAGTCGTTCATTCACAAGTGCATCGCTCACCCGCCCTCTGCTAGACCTTCTGCTGCTCAGCTTCTTCGCGACCCTTTCTTTCATGACCTTCATGAGTCATGA